From Lepisosteus oculatus isolate fLepOcu1 chromosome 8, fLepOcu1.hap2, whole genome shotgun sequence, one genomic window encodes:
- the slc25a14 gene encoding brain mitochondrial carrier protein 1 isoform X1 has product MQQMLPGAYRVESAMLFFVRLKTFIYLYSGGLLILAGLHQTEAASTEMANLNWKPFIYGGLASIVAEFGTFPIDLTKTRLQVQGQSHYPEVRYRGMFHALLRIGREEGVRTLYSGISPALLRQASYGTIKIGTYQTLKRLFVTRPEDETMVINVFCGVIAGVISSSIANPTDVLKIRMQAQGSLLQGSMMANFIDIYQQEGTRGLWRGVIPTAQRAAIVVGVELPVYDITKKHLILSGLMGDTIYTHFVSSFSCGLAGALASNPVDVVRTRMMNQRVLAGNHLYKGTLDGLLQTWRNEGFFALYKGFWPNWLRLGPWNIIFFITYEQLKKLPL; this is encoded by the exons ATGCAGCAGATGTTGCCCGGTGCTTACAGAGTGGAGAGCGCTATGCTGTTTTTTGTGCGGCTCAAAACCTTTATTTATCTGTATTCGGGGGGCTTGTTGATTTTAGCAGGTCTTCACCAGACAGAGGCGGCTAGCACAGAAATGGCCAACCTGAACTGGAAGCCGTTCATTTACGGAGGTCTGGCCTCGATCGTCGCGGAGTTTG GCACCTTCCCGATCGACCTGACGAAGACGCGGCTGCAGGTGCAGGGTCAGAGCCACTACCCGGAGGTGCGCTACAGGGGTATGTTCCACGCCCTGCTGAGGATCGGGCGCGAGGAGGGCGTGCGCACGCTCTACTCCGG GATTTCTCCCGCTCTCCTGCGCCAGGCGTCGTATGGCACCATCAAGATCGGCACTTACCAGACCCTGAAGAGATTGTTCGTGACCCGTCCCGAAG ATGAGACGATGGTGATTAACGTGTTCTGCGGAGTGATTGCCGGAGTTATATCGTCCTCTATAGCCAACCCCACAGATGTGCTCAAG ATCCGGATGCAGGCCCAGGGCAGCCTGCTGCAGGGCAGCATGATGGCGAACTTCATCGACATCTACCAGCAGGAGGGCACCCGCGGGCTGTGGAGG GGGGTCATCCCCACGGCGCAGAGGGCAGCCATTGTGGTGGGGGTGGAGCTTCCTGTCTATGACATCACCAAGAAGCACCTGATCCTGTCCGGCCTTATGGGAGACACCATCTACACACACTTCGT ATCCAGTTTCTCGTGCGGCCTGGCTGGAGCCCTGGCCTCCAACCCCGTGGACGTCGTCCGGACCCGAATGATGAACCAGCGCGTGCTGGCGGGGAACCATCTGTACAAGGGCACGCTGGACGGGCTGCTGCAGACCTGGAGGAACGAGGGCTTCTTCGCTCTCTACAAGGGCTTCTGGCCCAACTGGCTGCGGCTGGGGCCCTGGAACATCATC TTCTTCATCACCTACGAGCAGCTGAAGAAACTGCCCTTGTAG
- the LOC102688169 gene encoding glucose-dependent insulinotropic receptor, producing the protein MDAELLGWILSISSVLIIATNVLVGAAVLLLIRKKGSQSWVFVLNLALADTLVGLAIPGIATEVIGAHSSSTHKTSCLLRMACVTSPSAASILSMFLISLDRYLAIKLPLRYSQLTGPRTAAGALVALWLVSFLVGFLPGMVRELQQSDYKGFCTFFSVIRPQGMIVVFCAGFFPVLSVFIYFYCDILKVACAHQRQIRRARLAGSRLPQPGHFAGHMKALQTVALLVGCFTLSWSPFFVASTVQALCQDCRLYHVIENYLWLLGLSNSLINPLVYACWQREVRQQLGVLFATVKGRISPAAAAIATGRRQAPSTTGTTELSHTPVPTVHCGAPGEGHASARGSV; encoded by the coding sequence ATGGACGCTGAGCTCTTAGGCTGGATCCTGAGCATCAGCTCGGTGCTCATCATCGCTACCAACGTGCTGGTGGGCGCCGCCGTCCTGCTGCTCATCCGCAAGAAGGGCAGCCAGAGCTGGGTCTTCGTGCTCAACCTGGCGCTGGCCGACACGCTGGTGGGGCTCGCCATCCCGGGCATCGCCACCGAAGTGATCGGCGCCCACTCCTCCTCCACCCACAAGACCAGCTGCCTCCTGCGCATGGCCTGCGTCACCTCCCCCTCCGCGGCCTCCATCCTCTCCATGTTCCTCATCTCGCTGGACCGCTACCTGGCCATCAAGCTGCCCCTGCGCTACTCCCAGCTGACGGGCCCGCGCACGGCCGCCGGCGCCctggtggcgctgtggctcGTCTCCTTCCTGGTGGGCTTCCTGCCCGGGATGGTGCGCGAGCTGCAGCAGAGCGACTACAAAGGCTTCTGCACCTTCTTCTCGGTGATCCGGCCCCAGGGCATGATCGTGGTTTTCTGCGCGGGCTTCTTCCCGGTGCTCTCCGTCTTCATCTACTTCTACTGCGACATCCTCAAGGTCGCCTGCGCCCACCAGCGCCAGATCCGCCGGGCCAGGCTGGCCGGCTCCCGCCTGCCGCAGCCCGGCCACTTCGCTGGCCACATGAAGGCCCTGCAGACCGTGGCCCTCCTGGTCGGCTGCTTCACCCTCTCCTGGTCCCCCTTCTTCGTGGCCAGCACGGTGCAGGCTCTCTGCCAGGACTGCCGGCTCTACCACGTCATCGAGAACTACCTTTGGCTGCTGGGGCTCTCCAACTCCCTCATCAACCCCCTGGTCTACGCCTGCTGGCAGAGGGAGGTGAGGCAGCAGCTCGGCGTGCTCTTTGCGACGGTCAAGGGCAGGATCTCGCCCGCCGCTGCCGCCATCGCCACCGGGAGGCGCCAGGCACCGTCGACCACTGGGACCACAGAGCTCAGTCACACCCCTGTTCCCACAGTGCACTGCGGCGCGCCCGGGGAAGGACACGCCAGCGCACGGGGCTCTGTCTAA
- the rbmx2 gene encoding RNA-binding motif protein, X-linked 2, producing the protein MMNPLTKVKLINELNQREAELGVKETVSWHSEYKDSAWIFIGGFPYELTEGDVICVFSQYGEIANINLVRDNKTGKSKGFCFICYEDQRSTILAVDNFNGIKLKGRTIRVDHVKNYRPPKDSEDIDDVTKRLREEGCAPRMPSPSSPESEEEEHTVTVKKQKKEKKKKKKEKKEKKKVKEERRHARSCSAQTPPPALLMSARVKREEEDPGYEKYSHQEAPEDRPREEGRRTRPDRDHREDAGLHGDQAGGAGRERRDEGRAGGRERDGEPRPARDEEREDEAWRRGRHDDGTARERVRDRDRERDRRDHRQWKSGGHSRDRSETADRERDRPDRGREHSRDAEHRRK; encoded by the exons ATGATGAA TCCTCTAACCAAGGTGAAGCTGATCAATGAGCTGAACCAGAGGGAGGCGGAGCTGGGAGTGAAGGAGACGGTGTCCTGGCACTCGGAGTACAAGGACAGCGCCTGGATATTTATAG GTGGCTTTCCATATGAGCTAACGGAAGGAGACGTCATCTGCGTTTTCTCACA gTATGGGGAGATTGCCAATATCAATCTGGTGCGGGATAATAAGACTGGGAAGTCGAAGGGCTTCTGCTTTATCTGCTATGAGGATCAGAGGAGCACCATCCTAGCTGTGGATAATTTCAATGGGATTAAG cTCAAGGGGCGGACCATCCGCGTGGACCACGTGAAGAACTACCGCCCCCCCAAAGACTCGGAGGACATTGATGACGTGACCAAGCGCCTCAGGGAGGAGGGCTGCGCCCCCAGGATGCCTTCTCCTTCTTCCCCGGAGTCCGAGGAAGAGGAGCACACCGTGACTGtgaagaaacagaagaaag aaaagaagaagaagaagaaagagaagaaggagaagaagaaagTTAAGGAAGAGAGGCGTCATGCCCGCAGCTGCAGTGCCCAGACCCCTCCTCCAGCCCTGCTGATGTCAGCGAGGGTGAAAAGAGAGGAGGAGGACCCTGGCTATGAAAAATATAGCCACCAGGAGGCGCCGGAGGACAGGCCCAGAGAAGAAGGGAGAAGGACCAGGCCGGACAGGGACCACCGAGAGGACGCGGGGCTCCACGGAGACCAGGCGGGGGGTGCGGGCAGGGAGAGGCGGGACGAGGGCCGAGCAGGAGGCCGAGAGAGGGACGGCGAGCCCAGGCCCGCCCGGGACGAGGAGAGGGAGGACGAGGCGTGGAGGAGAGGCAGGCACGACGACGGCACCGCGAGGGAACGGGTGAGAGAccgagacagggagagggacaggaggGACCACAGGCAGTGGAAATCTGGCGGACACAGCAGGGACCGGTCGGAGACTGcggacagagagagggacaggccGGACAGAGGCAGGGAGCACAGCAGGGACGCTGAACACAGGAGGAAGTGA
- the slc25a14 gene encoding brain mitochondrial carrier protein 1 isoform X2, with product MANLNWKPFIYGGLASIVAEFGTFPIDLTKTRLQVQGQSHYPEVRYRGMFHALLRIGREEGVRTLYSGISPALLRQASYGTIKIGTYQTLKRLFVTRPEDETMVINVFCGVIAGVISSSIANPTDVLKIRMQAQGSLLQGSMMANFIDIYQQEGTRGLWRGVIPTAQRAAIVVGVELPVYDITKKHLILSGLMGDTIYTHFVSSFSCGLAGALASNPVDVVRTRMMNQRVLAGNHLYKGTLDGLLQTWRNEGFFALYKGFWPNWLRLGPWNIIFFITYEQLKKLPL from the exons ATGGCCAACCTGAACTGGAAGCCGTTCATTTACGGAGGTCTGGCCTCGATCGTCGCGGAGTTTG GCACCTTCCCGATCGACCTGACGAAGACGCGGCTGCAGGTGCAGGGTCAGAGCCACTACCCGGAGGTGCGCTACAGGGGTATGTTCCACGCCCTGCTGAGGATCGGGCGCGAGGAGGGCGTGCGCACGCTCTACTCCGG GATTTCTCCCGCTCTCCTGCGCCAGGCGTCGTATGGCACCATCAAGATCGGCACTTACCAGACCCTGAAGAGATTGTTCGTGACCCGTCCCGAAG ATGAGACGATGGTGATTAACGTGTTCTGCGGAGTGATTGCCGGAGTTATATCGTCCTCTATAGCCAACCCCACAGATGTGCTCAAG ATCCGGATGCAGGCCCAGGGCAGCCTGCTGCAGGGCAGCATGATGGCGAACTTCATCGACATCTACCAGCAGGAGGGCACCCGCGGGCTGTGGAGG GGGGTCATCCCCACGGCGCAGAGGGCAGCCATTGTGGTGGGGGTGGAGCTTCCTGTCTATGACATCACCAAGAAGCACCTGATCCTGTCCGGCCTTATGGGAGACACCATCTACACACACTTCGT ATCCAGTTTCTCGTGCGGCCTGGCTGGAGCCCTGGCCTCCAACCCCGTGGACGTCGTCCGGACCCGAATGATGAACCAGCGCGTGCTGGCGGGGAACCATCTGTACAAGGGCACGCTGGACGGGCTGCTGCAGACCTGGAGGAACGAGGGCTTCTTCGCTCTCTACAAGGGCTTCTGGCCCAACTGGCTGCGGCTGGGGCCCTGGAACATCATC TTCTTCATCACCTACGAGCAGCTGAAGAAACTGCCCTTGTAG